ACATTCCAGAGAAAGGAATCTGTGCAAATAACAACATGCAGAGAAGGACACAAGTttaactgaaaaaatatagAAGATTCTGTATGTACGCctgcaaataaatacaacagttgtgtgtgtgttgacatATGTTGACCTATGAAATCAGATTATATTAGCCCATTCAGGGAACCATTTTGACAGGGTAAtaaaatgtctggttgttttgCATGTTAGTGTAAGTGGCATAGGTCAGCTCTAATGGCCAGAGTAACAGGGTGAGAACAGTGTGCCCGCATGTTCATAAGCCTGTTAAAATGACATCATGTCAGGGGACCAGTCTTTTGAGCCAATCGCAATCTAAGAGGTGGGCATGGAGAGTGTGCCAGTCTGTCGGGGTAGTGGATTATGGTCACTGGCTTTGTGGTGTGGGCAATTTGTCAAATCCATGTGGGCAGCATTGCCAGGCTGTGAGGGCATTTTTTAAAGGCCAGTGGGcactgtgccagtgtgtgtggttGGTACTTCTGAACCATTAAGCTGTGTGCCAGAGTGTGTGGGCTGTATATTAGCCACATTGGGTTGGTCGCACTGTACAAAGCACATTAAAACCACAGCGCCAGTCTGACATTGCTCAGCCTGTACAAAAAGGAGACACAAGAGACAGTGTTTATGCCTCATCTTGACCTATGAGATTTATTTACACTCTTACTCAGAATCCTCATTTGTCATCACTGTCCCAGACCGTGTTTGGTTCAATGAAATATACTCTCTCCCACACTGAGTATGAATGAAGTAGAAGTGTCCAGAGTACCTAATAAAGTATGAATGCTTCCCATCAGGTTCTCCAGTAGGTGGCGGTACATTCTGCGCTGGTCAGCACAGCACGGGCAAGAGTCCTGAGTGTGTGGAGAGACGGTGGAGAGTGGCTACTATAGACATCAGACAGAAATATTCACTGAAACAACGGGGTATCTATCATTGTTAGACATTGCAAACTCCTTTAAACTGGTACTCTCATTGGTGTCAATGCTTGGTTGGGAAAGCAGCTGGCGAATGGACGATGTGTGTCAGCGCTGTCTCCTGCTGTCCCCTCTCAGGTGCGTTCCTGCTGCCCTACACCCTGATGGCGCTGTTCGGAGGGGTGCCCCTGTTCTACATGGAGCTGGCGCTGGGGCAGTACCATCGCAGTGGCTGCATCTCCATCTGGAAGAACATCTGCCCCATCTTCAAAGGTAAGCAGCCTCACCAGAAAGGCAGGGGAGAAGGGCAGTTATGTAGACTACACCGTACTGCACCGTAACACCAGCTCAACTCCAGAGATCTGCTGCCAACGAGTCTGTCTTTTCACTTGAAGAATTACAACTGACTTGCAACGTTCAATTGTTAGCTAAGCGGTTAatgtcaattttttttatttatttattatcagtgATTAGACACTCTAATATCTTTacagttaaaaaaatgtttattttctttaaacccCATCTCCCTGTCTAAAAATTGTTTGGTCCAGGCAGGGATGACATTTATTCGTAAGATATGAGGTATAGTAATGTTGGGAAATGCTGCTctctgattggctggtttctcatatgtgatttataatccTAAAATTTGTTTCCATGTTGTGAGCAGATGAGAGATCTCCCTCCAGAGACCAGGTTTCACCACCACTGCTGTTAAGGGACGAGCACTGAAGGATTCAGGACACAGTTAACTTCTTGTTTCCCTCCCAACAGGGATCGGTTTTGCCATCTGCATCATTGCTCTTTACATTGCCTTCTACTACAACACCATCATGGCCTGGGCTCTATACTACCTCCTCTTCTCCTTCCGCTCCCCCCTGCCCTGGACCAGCTGTACCAACAAGTGGAACACCGTGAACTGCACCAACTACCTGTCTGCAGACAACGTCACCTGGACCCCCAACTCCATCTCCCCGGCGCAGGAGTTTTATATGTAAGTGCCTGtaagtgagtgtgagagaggcaTAGAAagaggggaggaggagagggagagagagtgggggggacAGAGGGTGAgataagggagagagagggtgagaggggAAAGGGAGAGCAAGAGAAGGATGAGAGGGAGGCTGGGGCATTTCTGCGAATATCTACTTCAGTCCAGTGGCAGAACAGAGTTGTATAAATAGGGTGGCCAGGGGGTGTCCAAGGCTACTTCAGGAGGTCCATAGAACATGACAGAAAATCTAAGGAGCATGAATGAATCATATGATTGCTGATTAGATGTAGAAGTGATAATTCACTTAACCCAGAGTGCTTCAATGTGgcagatagtgtgtgtgtggtccaACAGGGTTACTTCACTAGAACTCTTTAACATACTATGAATAGTCAGTGTCTCTACCTCGGAACTGCAGCTCAATATCTttcgcacgcacgcacacacacgcacacactgtactgtactcacaTACTGGAGAGACTTGGGTCACTCTGTTTTCATATAATCTGGGTCTTTAAGTGTTGAACATCCAGAATAtgttcagaaaataaagctcAAGCACTAAAGACATAAGATAGCATTTGTGTGTTACATAAATTGCATAGTTTATTtacaacaaaatgtggtaatctTTTGAGtaacgttaacagattgataaTAACAATTGTTCGTTTTGAGTTCAAGTATGAAAATCTAACTGAGTTAATGGATTTCAAATTGCTAAATGTTAACTTGCTGAACACTGACAGCTGTAGCCTACTGGTTACCGCACATTAGGTAAACATGCATATACTGTAACTTacgacactgcactgtatatgcATGTATTACTAGCACAGATGTAAACATAATGTTAGGCTAAATTGGGAACCTATCTCTCTTATCTGATTAACTGTCTGTTAATGGAGCCAAAGGTCTAACGTTAACTTATACAGCAACTCAACGTTCGTGAAAGTTGTTCAGGAAACCTAAACCCGATGTCAGGGGTCTCCAGTGCCACCCTGGACACCCCTCAGTTTCCGCCAGTCCTTCAGTCTCTcactctatttctctctctctcaggaggcAGGTGTTACAGGTGCACCGCTCACCAGGGCTGCATGATCTGGGTCCAGTGAGCTGGCAGTTGGCGCTCTGTCTGCTCCTCATCTTTACCGTCGTCTACTTCAGCATCTGGAAAGGTGTGAAGACTTCTGGCAAGGTCGGTccgtctgtctgcctgtctgtctttctccccTCTCCTGTTAGTGTCTGCTAGCCTGTCCCTGCCACCGTGCATGAGTCTGTGCCCGTGTCCGATTATCCAACAGATTAATGTGGGtgactgtgtctctctgtgtctgtgtgctcagGTGGTGTGGGTCACAGCCACCTTCCCCTACATTGTGCTGCTGGTGCTGCTGATTCGGGGAGCCACACTTCCCGGGGCCTGGAGGGGCGTGGTCTACTATCTCAGACCTGATTGGAGCAAGCTATTGAATACTTCGGTAAGGGGGGAGGGGCTTGGAGGGAGCGACTTCTGGTGGCTGTTCCCTGATTGGAGAACTCTGACTAAGAGGGGTGGGGTTACATAAAGAAGGCGTGGCCACCAGGACCACCAGTGTGGATAATGCCATAGAGCAGCACTAAAAGTTTACAGTAGTATACTATGCTTAAAATTGATATAGTGCGTTGGAAAATTGCTACATTACAGTGCAAAATGACTGTGGTGAATATTCCATACGGGTTTAATTGGAGTTGCTTTGTATCTTTGAACTGTATAGGAGCAAAATTCCAAAGTGTCTAGAATTGatgaaagtgaaataaaaccGCATCATGTTCTACCCAGAAATATAGCACTGTAAATGTGACTGGGATGCTAGACAATCTTTACAGTCACAGTACTAATGATACAAACCATGTTTTCACATTACTGGTCAGTGATAGGTCAAGAGCATTGAGTTCAAAATACTTTGCAGCCAGAAATGAGACGATGTTTTGTGGTTGTCCAGTGACTAGCTTTCGAGTCCTTGAGTTTAGGGCAACTATGCAAAACTCCCTAAATGCAAACATATAGGGGTAGTTAAGGGAAAAGCTGCTATTATTTATAcgaaatatattattatatattattgttttgtctCTGACTCTGTGAGTGTGCCTAGCACCCCGACTGCACCCGCTgtcactgctctctctctccctgtgtctctcagttcaaattcaaattctctCTCTGGTCAGGTGTGGATCGATGCTGCTGCTCAGATCTTCTTCTCTCTCGGCCCCGGGTTCGGGGTCCTCCTCGCCTTCTCCAGCTACAACCCCTTCCACAACAACTGCTACAAGTGAGTCATACGAACGGGACTGGAGGTCTTATGGTAGAAACAATATCTCACCTGTCTTTTCATTTCACGCCAGGtgtctttaatttgtttaattttgtacaCATTTTACTGTCCCATTCCTATACTGGcactcccctcccctctctctgtctgtctctccctttctctttctctctgccttcctccgcctctctctccctccatgcCCCCTCCCACCCTCTGTGtatccctccctctgtctcctccCTCGCTGTCCCCCACTTATCACTATTTTGCTCTCCCAGACTCCCTCAATACTTCACTCTCTCGCTTTCGCTGACTCTTAAGAAACCCCCccggctctctctctcactccccctctccctctctttcaggGATGCGTTGGTGACCAGCTCCATCAACTGCCTTACCAGCTTCATGTCTGGGTTTGTGATCTTCACTGTGCTGGGCTACATGGCCGAGAAACGGAACCTGAATGTGTCAGAGGTTGCCAAAGATGCCGGTGAGGGGATCAGggcaaacattatatatatatatatatatatatatatatatatatatatatatatatatatatatatatatatattggtgaaAAAGCCTTGTCCACAAAATGTCTGATCATATCCATCCTAGGGAGAAATATTAAGTGTAGTCAGTTTATCAGCTGATCAGATCAGTTATATTCTGTTGGGATTTCAGACTTGCCGCGGTAAACAATAAGAGCTGACAGGGGGACACTTTTGCAGGTTGCACAGTTTTTTCATTCCTCTTAGAGAAGCATTGGGGTGGATAGACTTGAGTGAGATAAATTATTTaatgaatgcaaaacaaatggTCATTTTCACTGTTCACTCAGATTAGGGAAGGTAGACTTTATTTGTTCTAGCCTTACATCAGCCATCAGTCAGAAACCTGAGGCAGTCAACCAGGCCATATCTTCCGAAGCAGAACAACATAAATCATTATTCGGTACTCAACATATGAACGATATCctgtcaaaaaaacaacaacaatgaggCAATATCTCAAAGTAAAGCTTTATCTTCAGACCCACATCCAAAAAATACAAACCCTCATGCCATTAATAaagaatgaatacaaaataacagaTGGTAGACTAATAACTGATACCAGTctctataaaaacattttaatgatcagttaaattaaattaggcTGCTGAACAAAAGTTCTTGCCCGGTTGTGTTTTTTCTCCACTCCCATGTTCGTTGAGGAGATAAGTATTAAGtagccataacattattaaGATAAACACGTCTGCTATAGACTGGTGGCACAGCCAGTTTCTGCGGCAGTAATTATGCCGTCATGTTTCTGATCTGTGTCTTGCTGGAATTCTCACCTGTGTTTTCctactggctccagtctggaacATACTTGGGGTCGGAGGTCACCGCTATAATCAGTAACACATCGGCAGTAAGCGAGCTAGACTGTTGGCATTGTTTCACTGGCACAGCTTAAGGTTCCAGATGTAAATAAATCAGACACAGGCTGTTAGGGGGAGTGCAATGTGTGTTCAGGGGCTGTGCAGTCTCTGCTGGCACGAGTGAGGTAGCCGCGCTGTCTCTGTGACCCTGCTGTCCTGCTCTTCCTCCCCAGGGCCCAGCCTGCTCTTCATCATCTATGCGGAGGCCATCGCCAACATGCCCGCCGCCACCTTCTTCGCTATCATCTTCTTCCTCATGATCATCACTCTGGGTCTGGACAGCACGGTAACACCTGCCAACctccccacccctctctctctctctctctctctagcttcccctctttctctctctcactgcctttctctctcattctccacCATGGCACAGAGAATGAGGTTGGTCATGAACCAAAGAGAGTGATAGctgaagaaaaaggaatcatCAAAATCATTCAAAACACCACAAGTGTTCTGTAttagtaaatatttttttttccatttcttcaactgtgactctctctctccctcccttttccTTCAgttctccctctttctttcatcctctctccctctctctttcactctcactAAATAAATGTGTAGAGTGCCCCTCAGTGGCTGGAAGGTGGAGGCTGGTTTCTGTAGCTGAGTGGCAGCCCGCCCTGGTCCTGCACAGAGCCCCAATCCTACAGCTTTCACAGCTCCCTCTCAATCACCAATCACCGAATACCTTGCACACCAGGGTAACTGTGATGGATGAAGCTCTTTGcctaaaacagaaaacacactGTGGCTCTCCTGGACCAAGGTTGGCCCATCCGTACTGTAACACTGTGTCAGCCAGCTCCAGAGTGTGTGCTCAGTGTGCGGACGCTGCGCTCAGTACACAATCAGAGATCATTGTATTCGCTGGCATTATCAGTTGGGGTGGCTTTTGCACGAGCGCAACGCAATGTGTCAACACCAGTGTCTGCCACTGTTTCAACACTGTGACTGTGTTATCTGTGTATCTTAATCAActgtgggcagtgtgtgtgtctgtgtgtgtgtatgtgtgtatcagGCCAAAGACATGACTCCATTGTCACAGGGACACTCTTCGACAGGACAGGATTTGAAAGTTGCACCTAATCTTATTGGGTCACATTTTACAATTATGAAAATGTACAATTCTTAATTGAATTGATGTATGAATAATATCAATAACTGTGAGCAACATCAGAACCCAGTGGAAGTGCATGAGGCATTCATATGTTATTCCTTTGGGATTCATACATGCATTGATTAAGAATCGCTGCTCATTATTGGAAATTGTTACCCTTCAAATGACACACCATTACCGAGACGAACACTGCTGCTTAATTAACAGGAAACGGCAATCAGTGGCTCACACCGCAGCATTTATATGGGATCAATTGGTTATTATTGAATTAACAGGATGTGAACAGTGACTTTACTGTATCAGAAAAGGCAAACAGCCCAAAATCAATAAGATAAGACAAGAACACAGAGATGCTGATTTGCGATCAGCCTTTATTGGCCTTGCTTTGACTGCAGTGTAACGGGACTCAATTAAACATCAGAGCAGTGTCAGATGgacatatttaaatatgaaaaaacatgtctttcCATTTCAAGGAACTTAAAAATCCCATCCTATCTGAATATGTCCCAGTGCTATATGGTCaccgtatgtgtgtgtgtgtgtgtgtgtgtgtgtgacggctgtttctcctctcagtTCGCA
This sequence is a window from Amia ocellicauda isolate fAmiCal2 chromosome 22, fAmiCal2.hap1, whole genome shotgun sequence. Protein-coding genes within it:
- the slc6a4a gene encoding solute carrier family 6 member 4a; its protein translation is MEMKQPMMMENSNPSSAPESEELWENGLLIGGGSGAPQEGDKGLAGEKFNSAIGQVSNGYPSSPQSPGEGGTVGAPSCPRTLVVQQTSSDNPRETWSKKVDFLLSVIGYAVDLGNVWRFPYICYQNGGGAFLLPYTLMALFGGVPLFYMELALGQYHRSGCISIWKNICPIFKGIGFAICIIALYIAFYYNTIMAWALYYLLFSFRSPLPWTSCTNKWNTVNCTNYLSADNVTWTPNSISPAQEFYMRQVLQVHRSPGLHDLGPVSWQLALCLLLIFTVVYFSIWKGVKTSGKVVWVTATFPYIVLLVLLIRGATLPGAWRGVVYYLRPDWSKLLNTSVWIDAAAQIFFSLGPGFGVLLAFSSYNPFHNNCYKDALVTSSINCLTSFMSGFVIFTVLGYMAEKRNLNVSEVAKDAGPSLLFIIYAEAIANMPAATFFAIIFFLMIITLGLDSTFAGLEGVITAVLDEFPQVLAKRREWFVLGLVCVCYLGALSTLTCGGAFVVKLFEEYATGPAVITVVFLEVIAVSWFYGMSRFCSNVEMMLGFKPGWYWRICWVAICPIFLMFIICSFLFFPPELKMFDYAYPPWTTALGYCIGVSSFICVPAYMVYHLITIPGTFKQRLLKSITPEPSSGGGHSEIITNAV